From Alosa sapidissima isolate fAloSap1 chromosome 2, fAloSap1.pri, whole genome shotgun sequence, one genomic window encodes:
- the LOC121690044 gene encoding uncharacterized protein LOC121690044 isoform X1: protein MQRRGQWMRREQECQEQLRHGQELRKQQKPEHKLRESQRFEQELRECQRHGQKPRERQRWEQERHRQSNELREQLEHLRLHRRAQVQQLQQEQHEQLRHQHHREQQREQLRRQQEWPTQGAEQLRHQQEWPTQGAEQLRHQHHREQQREQLRRQQEWPTQGAEQHRHQHHREQQREQLRRQQEWPTEGAEQQQRLTQEHHEQRTGSGKQKKSLRQMKVLRHPMNQDQEHQEQLRYESEQLHIGAQGLSEELRQREELIEQQKCEQDLNERQRGVQEWEEQLIRGQDWEEQLLLGQEGEEQLMQEQTWEQHLRQHQEWEKHVRQQELDEQLRRGQDWEEQLRRVQKWDEQQEQQLLVGQMFDVLLSEFDVIESEDVKVQNLEKRMKVLQNELMIQYFGGDHLPYSSLLAIDQTIGSEDLTLIEQLNVVKAMLQLTVDSDDDDDDDGFSQLSLGRECDFLLSLLTYLLKENSDLAEKIFYRFTASESPLTSESSVILGHILFNNIWTPTEIITFLQNTTKSPRDQVTAILETVLTYRLSYDSAVSAINEAKPVYYLHLQAGKEIDKDIDTLISEMREAKYPKDMLTIIENVLRYVKSELLKVSDKTRLSKDQICEVKSMICSMDFHNPDIACLWKMCVSMSLAVRECRTRRHWWNTGGLWHPDAEVQGYVPRLTQLASVLLLLLPRARGEKGCLLEIATGEGKTCILAMFAAIQAIRGLKPDIVTSSPVLAVRDHKEWCAFYSMFGLTSAVLRNHEHAYEKDIVYGTVVDFAADILRQEFDDKKTRRTRKFDMVIVDEVDHMTLDNGDSTTYLSDDDSGLMHIEQVLAGIWAMVSACRQIEMQETGEIHWITAPQLFYKTAMSALGVYESEDFSTLDILQLGVKLGFYSQNEIDELVQAEHNMGDEDANQDFRDAKWKALENIMIKIGPDQQYEVLREFANEVGKGDSIEYFSVVDNKAAVYEDIVCPNFSKDEVRLLLLDKGCACQIIPENDLISWTVDNVKSKIKYSDQCDPKNIDKFRDFIVIPAFLKEYTEQHLQLFIQKALTAIVMVEGREYMIEKSREGDKKQEGDRDIHQYDAIIPVDMSNGVLEKSRSWLEGLQQFLEMKHQLAISPLTTMTNYMSNIHYFQRYLTGEGVFGVTGTLGGDAEKGFLYRHYETKSYVMPTHRRKKVVEIPAVQVPGGKELWIQKICETAWKVADRGQVVLVVCEDINTANELHSAMKTQEKHPIIMYTISGKHKIEQQAFSEGDIIIATNLAGRGTDIQVQPEVNRRGGLFVLLTYFPNSQRVEKQVFGRTARKGNPGMVHMILNQEQLQPAYQGQSVDVMRQLREERELHHIHYMEEDELRVIHFKRELFSTFCGFLEEFRKKYTHTERLSCHDMNIDDVPECFKSYRNKFDYHPAVSALKQSWALWLNQHKKSIRRAKVDEDIYELMQDLRGQLEHRSNSLLRGKSTNLHDYIKQAASRTDLHLLNKRVSYGAKAYWQCTAECDQFYSAIALYNKAYVAINLREDGYKAEAEQLLKEAQSLVDVFLMETTNTMIFCNLSRQNSFRSHHENANFLTQMQVRMNIFQFWKNYIENALGMLTQVVAKGEDAITEESSVSRLLAETDFITENELEKMHQYGLKIVFTIKEKPQFSYQALICVFIGVLQVVAGALVLAFTSGAATNFGLGLISEGVSDMISGIIGMVTGNFSWSEWAVSKSISIGISLVCGGINVLSSARIGAKAIASGAKSATSIVVKQAAKQAAKYAIQELGKQGVLAAVNYAMDKGFKAAFKKIFRTAFKNKVSSLLRANRCLDESLAHLICQEIPKEVIQTRPDEFTIDPQCEKRLEESVTHMSTQVIPELVTDLTNVRTVISVLSQVSHSALRVLERQKASGVLLTVSRVLLAAEYTTSVIEMVKAIPTEGIINDQLVPQLLTQMDNQKHEQYVTDGRQELEDVKRLKQKFIHTIANSVSEALVDAFVAHITSIASRTTGSMVNHKIGRCVENVLGRHTTKPFFDEQKKNHKMRMACQAPAKSLSTNEKSELSHYAKGLSSSEKPATGLDLHILTKSDMLDGKGIRIIITDEHGKPLSEERYQGKDKSAGDVTLRLVKEKDTSQQRKGVLPSLSRRIRGEHQPYSGHFEVLNADGTFSQVLSDGQNCLFHAVAQATSHGRKDVNDLRRDASKLRSEVHQEIQQNMSNYAPLLKLQRGYEESCRNPGLFTISGGTRQTRREGRRNFMEAINSSPLSNEQREECKNLHLGLVGEHGDLTGRNQQPGDNQRKREADHIPPKDCYKKVSEILARNPQLSEELQKNNPKLFEELNKSPYFLLCMKVRKEHHRQALTTGNSTESQICRNEMSQALSKGDVETTLKMSFITAHPETSQWLRQDAGIQRQTPHNTQPRVHSADYYQVGYRLMIDKYYDKGLIDGTVKDRLNSWVNSGAYRSRNTQEYRSLKTAISRP from the exons ATGCAAAGGAGAGGACAGTGGATG AGACGAGAGCAAGAGTGTCAAGAACAGTTGAGACATGGGCAAGAACTAAGAAAACAACAGAAACCAGAACACAAACTAAGAGAATCTCAAAGATTTGAACAAGAGCTAAGAGAATGCCAGAGACATGGACAAAAACCAAGAGAACGCCAGAGATGGGAGCAAGAACGGCATCGACAATCAAATGAACTAAGAGAACAACTAGAACACCTGAGACTGCATAGAAGAGCACAAGTACAACAGCTGCAACAAGAGCAACATGAACAACTGAGACATCAACATCACAGAGAACAGCAAAGAGAACAGCTGAGACGTCAACAGGAGTGGCCCACACAGGGAGCAGAACAGCTGAGACATCAACAGGAGTGGCCCACACAGGGAGCAGAACAGCTGAGACATCAACATCACAGAGAACAGCAAAGAGAACAGCTGAGACGTCAACAGGAGTGGCCCACACAGGGAGCAGAACAGCATAGACATCAACATCACAGAGAACAGCAAAGAGAACAGCTGAGACGTCAACAGGAGTGGCCCACAGAGGGAGCAGAACAGCAGCAGAGACTAACGCAAGAGCATCATGAGCAGCGTACAGGATcgggaaaacaaaaaaaatcactaaGACAAATGAAAGTACTAAGACATCCGATGAATCAAGACCAAGAGCATCAAGAACAGCTGAGATATGAGTCagaacaactgcatataggagCACAAGGATTAAGCGAAGAGCTTAGACAAAGAGAAGAACTAATAGAACAGCAGAAATGTGAGCAAGACCTAAATGAGCGACAGAGAGGAGTGCAAGAATGGGAAGAACAGCTGATACGAGGACAAGATTGGGAAGAACAGCTGCTATTAGGGCAAGAGGGGGAAGAACAGCTGATGCAAGAGCAAACATGGGAACAACATTTAAGACAACACCAAGAGTGGGAAAAACATGTGAGACAACAAGAGTTGGATGAACAGCTAAGACGAGGGCAAGACTGGGAAGAACAGCTAAGACGAGTGCAAAAGTGGGATGAACAACAGGAACAACAG CTTCTGGTGGGACAGATGTTTGATGTCCTCCTGTCAGAATTTGATGTCATTGAAAGTGAAGATGTTAAAGTTCAGAATCTGGAGAAGAGGATGAAGGTTCTTCAGAATGAGCTAATGATTCAGTATTTTGGAGGGGATCATCTCCCCTATTCCTCTCTGTTGGCCATAGACCAGACTATAGGCTCTGAAGACCTGACCCTTATTGAGCAACTGAATGTGGTCAAGGCCATGCTGCAGCTGACAGTGGattctgatgatgatgatgatgatgatggcttCTCCCAACTCTCATTAGGTAGGGAATGTGACTTTCTTCTCAGTTTACTGACATATTTATTAAAGGAAAACTCTGACCTGGCTGAGAAGATTTTCTACAGATTCACTGCATCTGAATCACCGCTTACATCAGAAAGCAGTGTTATTCTTGGCCACATCCTATTCAATAACATCTGGACACCAACTGAGATAATCACTTTTCTGCAAAATACTACAAAGAGCCCAAGGGACCAAGTCACAGCCATTTTGGAAACTGTGCTAACGTACAGACTGAGCTATGATTCTGCTGTAAGTGCTATCAATGAAGCAAAGCCAGTGTACTACCTACACCTGCAGGCGGGGAAAGAAATTGATAAAGACATTGATACACTGATTAGTGAAATGAGAGAAGCAAAGTACCCAAAGGATATGCTAACCATTATAGAGAATGTGCTTAGATATGTTAAAAGCGAGCTGCTCAAAGTGTCTGATAAAACAAGATTAAGTAAAGACCAAATTTGTGAAGTGAAAAGCATGATATGCTCAATGGATTTTCATAATCCTGACATTGCGTGTCTCTGGAAAATGTGTGTATCAATGTCCCTTGCTGTAAGGGAGTGCAGGACTAGAAGACATTGGTGGAATACAGGAGGACTCTGGCATCCTGATGCTGAGGTCCAAGGCTACGTCCCTAGACTTACTCAGCTGGCATCCGTCCTTCTACTGCTGTTGCCACGGGCGAGAGGAGAAAAGGGCTGTCTCTTAGAAATAGCCACAGGGGAAGGAAAGACATGCATTTTAGCCATGTTTGCTGCAATACAAGCCATCCGCGGACTTAAACCAGACATTGTGACAAGCTCTCCTGTCCTGGCTGTCCGTGACCACAAGGAATGGTGTGCCTTTTATTCAATGTTTGGTTTGACATCAGCTGTGTTGCGAAATCATGAGCATGCATACGAAAAGGACATAGTTTACGGAACAGTTGTTGACTTTGCTGCGGACATATTGAGACAAGAGTTTGATGATAAAAAAACCAGGAGAACTAGAAAGTTTGACATGGTAATTGTAGATGAAGTTGACCATATGACACTGGACAATGGAGATTCAACAACATATTTGTCTGATGACGATAGTGGTCTGATGCACATAGAGCAGGTGCTTGCGGGCATTTGGGCCATGGTGTCCGCATGTCGACAAATAGAAATGCAAGAGACTGGTGAGATCCATTGGATCACTGCACCCCAGCTCTTCTACAAGACTGCAATGTCTGCTTTGGGTGTCTATGAATCTGAGGACTTTTCCACCCTGGATATACTCCAACTTGGAGTGAAACTTGGGTTCTACTCACAGAATGAGATTGATGAGTTGGTGCAGGCTGAGCATAATATGGGAGATGAGGATGCAAACCAGGACTTTAGGGATGCTAAGTGGAAAGCACTGGAGAACATCATGATCAAAATCGGACCAGACCAACAGTATGAAGTACTGAGGGAGTTTGCAAATGAAGTGGGCAAAGGTGACTCGATTGAATATTTCTCAGTAGTTGACAATAAAGCTGCTGTTTATGAAGACATTGTATGTCCAAACTTTTCAAAGGATGAAGTCAGACTGCTTCTCCTTGATAAGGGCTGCGCATGTCAAATAATACCTGAAAATGATTTAATTTCCTGGACTGTTGACAATGTGAAGTCAAAAATAAAGTATTCAGACCAATGTGATCCAAAGAACATTGATAAATTCAGAGATTTCATTGTGATTCCAGCTTTTCTGAAGGAATACACAGAGCAGCATTTGCAACTATTTATCCAAAAGGCGCTTACGGCCATTGTGATGGTGGAGGGCAGGGAGTACATGATCGAGAAATCCCGTGAGGGTGACAAAAAACAGGAGGGTGACCGTGACATTCATCAGTATGATGCCATCATACCTGTGGACATGTCTAATGGGGTGCTGGAGAAGAGCAGATCATGGCTGGAAGGCCTCCAGCAGTTTTTGGAGATGAAGCACCAACTGGCCATCTCACCTCTGACCACTATGACTAACTACATGTCAAACATCCACTACTTTCAAAGGTACCTCACAGGTGAAGGTGTATTTGGGGTCACAGGAACATTAGGAGGTGATGCTGAGAAAGGTTTTCTATACCGGCATTATGAGACGAAGAGCTATGTGATGCCAACCCACCGCCGAAAGAAGGTGGTTGAGATCCCAGCAGTCCAGGTGCCAGGAGGAAAGGAACTGTGGATTCAGAAAATCTGTGAAACTGCATGGAAAGTTGCAGACAGAGGACAGGTTGTTCTTGTTGTATGTGAGGATATCAATACAGCCAATGAACTACACAGTGCAATGAAAACCCAGGAGAAACATCCAATCATCATGTACACAATCAGCGGGAAGCATAAAATTGAGCAACAAGCATTCAGCGAAGGAGATATCATTATTGCTACAAACCTTGCTGGACGTGGGACAGACATACAAGTCCAACCAGAGGTCAACAGACGTGGGGGTCTCTTTGTGCTTCTGACATATTTTCCAAACAGCCAACGTGTAGAGAAGCAGGTCTTTGGACGCACTGCCCGCAAAGGAAACCCAGGCATGGTACATATGATCCTCAACCAAGAGCAGCTTCAGCCTGCGTACCAAGGCCAGTCTGTTGATGTCATGAGGCAGCTCAGAGAAGAGCGGGAGCTGCACCACATACACTATATGGAAGAAGATGAGCTCCGTGTCATTCACTTTAAAAGAGAACTGTTCTCAACATTTTGTGGATTTTTAGAGGAGTTCCGcaagaagtacacacacacagagaggctgaGTTGTCATGACATGAACATAGATGATGTTCCTGAGTGTTTCAAGAGCTATCGTAATAAATTTGATTATCACCCTGCAGTCAGTGCACTGAAGCAATCATGGGCTTTATGGCTCAATCAACATAAAAAGAGCATCCGCAGGGCCAAAGTGGACGAAGACATTTATGAGTTAATGCAAGATCTTAGAGGACAGTTAGAACACAGGAGTAACTCACTTCTTCGGGGGAAAAGCACTAACCTCCATGATTATATCAAGCAGGCAGCAAGCAGAACTGACCTGCACCTCTTGAATAAGAGAGTAAGTTATGGAGCAAAGGCATACTGGCAGTGCACTGCTGAATGTGATCAATTTTACAGTGCTATAGCTCTTTATAACAAGGCATATGTTGCCATCAACCTCCGTGAAGACGGCTACAAAGCCGAGGCAGAACAGCTACTTAAGGAAGCACAGAGtttagttgatgtgtttctGATGGAAACAACAAACACTATGATTTTCTGCAATCTCTCTAGACAAAATAGTTTTAGATCCCACCATGAAAATGCTAACTTCTTAACACAAATGCAAGTAAGGATGAATATCTTTCAATTTTGGAAAAATTACATTGAGAATGCGCTGGGCATGCTAACACAAGTTGTGGCCAAAGGAGAAGATGCCATCACAGAAGAATCCTCCGTATCCCGTCTCCTGGCAGAAACAGATTTTATCACAGAAAATGAGCTCGAGAAAATGCACCAATATGGTTTAAAAATTGTATTTACCATAAAAGAGAAGCCACAATTTTCCTATCAGGCTCTCATCTGTGTATTCATCGGTGTCCTGCAAGTGGTAGCTGGTGCACTGGTCCTAGCCTTTACATCTGGTGCGGCTACAAATTTCGGTTTGGGTTTAATCAGTGAGGGGGTGTCGGACATGATCAGCGGCATTATCGGAATGGTTACAGGGAATTTTAGTTGGTCCGAGTGGGCCGTCTCCAAGAGTATCAGCATTGGAATATCTCTGGTCTGTGGTGGAATTAATGTTCTGTCTTCAGCTCGCATTGGGGCCAAGGCCATAGCAAGTGGTGCCAAGTCAGCAACATCTATTGTAGTGAAGCAGGCAGCCAAGCAAGCAGCAAAGTATGCCATTCAGGAACTAGGGAAGCAAGGAGTACTTGCTGCTGTGAACTATGCTATGGATAAAGGGTTCAAGGCTGCCTTTAAAAAGATATTTAGGACGGCGTTCAAAAATAAAGTCTCCTCATTACTAAGAGCTAACAGATGCCTGGATGAGTCTCTCGCTCATTTAATTTGCCAGGAGATTCCAAAGGAAGTGATCCAAACAAGGCCAGATGAATTTACAATTGACCCCCAATGTGAGAAGAGGCTTGAGGAATCAGTCACACATATGTCAACTCAGGTCATCCCAGAACTAGTGACCGATCTCACAAATGTACGTACAGTAATCAGTGTCCTCTCCCAAGTGAGCCATTCTGCCTTGCGTGTTCTGGAGAGACAAAAGGCATCAGGGGTATTGTTAACCGTCAGTAGAGTTTTGCTTGCAGCCGAGTACACCACATCAGTTATTGAGATGGTCAAAGCAATTCCAACAGAAGGCATCATAAACGACCAACTTGTTCCTCAATTACTGACACAGATGGACAATCAAAAGCACGAGCAGTATGTTACAGATGGAAGACAGGAGTTAGAAGATGTGAAGCGTCTTAAACAAAAATTCATCCACACAATTGCCAACAGTGTGTCTGAAGCATTAGTTGATGCTTTTGTGGCACACATAACTTCCATTGCTTCTCGAACTACTGGTTCAATGGTGAACCACAAAATTGGTAGATGTGTTGAGAATGTCCTTGGTAGACATACAACAAAGCCATTTTTTGATGAACAGAAGAAAAATCACAAAATGAGAATGGCCTGCCAGGCACCAGCTAAGTCCTTATCCACCAATGAGAAAAGTGAATTGTCACACTATGCAAAGGGTCTTAGCAGCTCGGAGAAACCTGCCACTGGGCTTGATCTTCACATTCTCACAAAGAGTGACATGCTCGATGGCAAAGGCATCCGCATCATTATTACCGATGAACACGGAAAACCACTCTCTGAGGAGCGCTACCAAGGGAAAGATAAATCAGCTGGAGATGTAACACTTCGACTAGTTAAGGAAAAGGACACATCACAACA GAGAAAGGGTGTTCTGCCATCTTTAAGTCGAAGGATCCGTGGTGAACATCAACCATATAGTGGCCATTTTGAGGTTCTGAATGCAGATGGCACATTTAGCCAAGTTCTTTCAGATGGACAGAACTGTTTATTCCATGCTGTTGCTCAGGCAACCAGTCATGGCCGAAAAGATGTCAATGATCTACGAAGAGACGCATCAAAGCTTCGTAGTGAGGTACACCAGGAG ATCCAACAGAACATGTCAAACTATGCTCCTCTTCTGAAGCTGCAAAGAGGATATGAGGAATCCTGCAGGAACCCAGGACTTTTCACCATCAGTGGAGGAACAAGGCAGACAAGAAGGGAAGGCAGACGCAACTTCATGGAGGCCATTAACTCTAGCCCCTTATCAAATGAACAACGAGAGGAGTGCAAAAACCTCCATCTCGGCCTGGTTGGAGAACACGGAGA TCTTACAGGACGTAATCAACAGCCTGGAGATAACCAACGCAAAAGGGAGGCAGACCACATACCACCCAAAGACTGCTACAAGAAAGTCTCAGAGATTTTGGCCAGAAACCCACAGTTATCGGAAGAATTGCAGAAAAACAACCCAAAACTTTTTGAAGAATTGAATAAGTCCCCATACTTTTTACTCTGCATGAAGGTCCGTAAAGAACATCATAGACAAGCCCTCACTACTGGCAATAGCACGGAGTCTCAGATATGcag gaaTGAGATGTCCCAGGCCCTCAGTAAAGGAGACGTGGAAACAACCCTGAAGATGTCATTCATAACGGCCCATCCAGAGACTTCACAGTGGCTCAGACAGGATGCAG GAATACAGCGGCAAACCCCTCACAACACCCAGCCCAGGGTTCACAGCGCAGACTACTATCAAGTGGGCTACAGGCTGATGATAGATAAATACTATGACAAAGGCCTCATTGACGGCACTGTAAAGGACAGACTTAACTCCTGGGTAAACAGTGGGGCATATAGGAGTCGAAACACACAGGAGTACAGGTCTTTAAAGACGGCCATTTCCAGGCCATGA